The stretch of DNA GGGACCTCTCCACCTCCATGACCCAAAGAGGATCGAAAGTGAGGCGGACCGACACCGATGGGAAGAGGGAAAACCCTAGTCGCATGGGAGTCGCTTCTTGGGGAGGAGGAAAACTAAGGATATGACTAATGCATGAAGACTTCCCAGCTGTCATCGACAAGGTTAGCCTGGCTTCGGACCTTTGGTAGGGAAGTAACGACCACGGTGGATCAACGCATTGTTGTTATACTGGTAGCAAATTCACCGAGGATAGATCCACctgagacacacctccacacgcccaccaaCGATGCTAGACGCACCACCGAAACGGGGGCTAGGCGGAGAGACATTTATTCCATCTTCAAGGAGCCCCCGCCGTCTCGCCTTcctgagcaggacacaaaccctaacataTCTCAAAGGAACGACTCACAACGGAGTCCTCCAACTGGCCCTTGTTAGGATCCACCGCGCCCCATGGCCCTAGGGCCACCGGAGACAAGGCGGACCTGCGGCAGAGCTGGCGAGAGGCAGAAACCCTGGCTTTttttggaggaggaggaggtggctgcGTGGAATCTTTGCTCGGATCTGGTTGTTGTTCGTCTATGTTCGTGCGTTTTTGGGTCGGATTCTTTCGATCTACGTTATTCTTCATCAGCGGCGGTTGCTGTTATGGTGCGCTAGTTCTATGGGGTCTTAGCACGAcaacttcccgactgtctactacaacaagttgtgcccgactccgccgagggaggggcgatgacggcggcgtgccttcggctcgcttcagtgcttgtagtcgttgCTAGGTGGTTTAaggatctggatgtaatttttattattccTGGTGTTCGTTGTACTGTCATGATTGAAAATGAATAGATCGAAAGTTTTCTCGCAATTTTTTTTATCGCATCATTTTTTTTGGCAGTAACTAGCACATCAATTCAGCTGGTTAAAAATGCAGTTGCATAAAAAAAGTTATGCCCCATAAAATAAAAACCCAGTCTATACAATGTGTGTAACCATGTGGATTTTGGTTAGGTGAGAAGTACTAACTCGTATTGATCATCAACAAAAAAAATCCGAATTTCCAGTCGACTGGGATGTAGAGCCTACTGTAGCTTGGTGTGTACTAGTAGTATATCAGTATTGGTTTAAGCACTCCTCGGCCACTGGTTTTTCGAAGACAAAGAGACAAGGAAACAGGAAATGCAATTCCATGGCGCAGAGCGGCGGGAAGAAATTTGGGAGCAGCTCCGATGTTAACCGGGCCGCGAGTCCATCCGTGCGCACCATCTTATCACCACCCAAGCAGCCCACTCCCTCCACAGCTTCCATCGCATCCTCTCCTCCGAACTCGCCTTCCCTCCACAGCCACAAAAGCCGTTCCTGGAGCTCGCCAGCCAAGTCTCTCACCTCGCCTAGCTCCAAGGCACCAGGCGCACCATGGGTTGCTCGGGCTCCAAGGAAGTGGCGGTGGCCGAGGTCGCCTACCGCCCTCCGGCCACCAGCGTCTCCCTGTTCGACATCAGCGCCGTCGAGGAGCCGTGGCTCATCGCCAAGCagaacgccgccgccgccaacggCGACGTCGAGGCAGACCAGAGTGATGACGAATACGAAGAcgacgatgaagaggaagaggaggaggaagagcagGACGCCAAGAAGCCCACCGCCGGCGTGGCGCTCCCTATCCTCGACAAGCTCGACGGCTACGAGCTCGCGCCGGCGTCGTGGTCCGAGGTGAGCAAGGCCCTTGAAGACATCAAGCCTACGCTCGACTCCAAGCAAACGGCGGAACCCAAGCCTGCCcccaagaagaaaaagaagaagaagaagcagccaGCTGAGGTACAGGCCCAGCCGGCGGCGCCGCCGCCAACGCAGAAGGAGCAGACGTCCCAGACGCCGTCTGTTGGCGGCACGGTCGAAGCTGCCAAGAAGGACCCGCCGCCGGTGAGGCCGTACGCGCATGTCGCTGAGGATTCTGACACGAAGAAGCCCCCGCCGCCGGAGCTCACAGGGCGGCGCGTCGTGAAAGAAAACCCCTTCCTGCTGCGGGACCGCGAGGCCAAGAACGCGGACGGGACCGCCGCCGCGCCCAAGTGGCGCCGGAGGGACCCGTTTGAGGGGTATCCGGAGCGACGCCCCCCGGGCGCgagcggcggcggggtggtgctGTACACGACGACGCTCCGCGGCGTGCGGCGCACGTTCGAGGACTGCGAGCGCGCGCGAGCGGCGGTCGAGACGTGCGCGGAGGCGGCGGGCCTGACCGTGGACGAGCGCGACGTGGCGCTGCATGGGGAGTACCTGCGCGAGCTCCGGGAGCTGCTGGCGGCCGACGAGGAGCAGGGCGCCGGCGTCTCGCCGCCGCCGAGGCTGTTCGTGATGGGGCGGTACCTGGGCGGCGCGGAGGCGTGCGCGGAGCTGGTGGAGAGTGGGAAGCTGGCGGAGATGCTGCGCTGGGCCAGGGCGCGCGGGGAGGCGTGCGCGGCCAAGGACGGCCGCGGCTGCGAGGGGTGCGGCGGGGCGCGGTTCGTGCCGTGCCTGGAGTGCGGCGGCGGGTGCAAGGTGGTGGTCGGCGGCACCGGCGGCGTGGTCGAGAGGTGCGGCAGGTGCAACGAGAACGGCTTGATGATGTGCCCCATCTGCCACTGACGGAGCTCCAAACTTTCATCCATGCGTCTGTGCATACGTACACAAGGCAAGCATGTCGTTGCCTGCCGCGATCGTGCTTAAATCAAAGCATGTTCTCTGTAGTATATGGAATACGGTAAGTACAGTTTAAGAAGAACAGGGTATGGCGTGTTGAACCGAAAAGGAAAACTTGGGCGTGTGTTGTGCAGCTTTGGCAATCTGGCTAATTGATGGAGTAATCTCTTGTAAATCTGGTTGTCGGCCAAAGAGAAGAAAATGAGTATGGCTTCGGTTGTAGTTATCCTTGTCAATGGTGGTGGTAGTAGTAGAGATGTTTGCTAGAGCTGCTGGGCTGCATGCCTCGAGAGGCATGAGGGAGTAGAAGCCGCGAGGCAGCTTGTGAACCAGCTCGGCAAGCACAGCTCGCGGAGATGATGAAGTGTCATGTCGTGATTCAAATTCAGTATAAAGATAAGGCTAACTTCTGATGAAGCGAGACCCGTTGTCGGAGAACGGGGCGTCGACCTGTTGGCTGGGCAGCTGAGGTTGCTGCCAGCCCATCCGAGTTCGAGTTCCGGCACGGACGCGTGGTGTCCATGAAGTTTCTCCTATAAAGAAAAGCCAATGAAGGTTAGCCCTTGGGTTGATCTCATTTTTTTGAGACCCGTCGTCGGTAGGTTTCGACCGAAGCGGAGCGAAGCGAAGTTAGGATATGGGCTCTTGCAAAAAGGAAAACGTTTGGGTACGGTACACCGGCCGAAACTTCGGCCGGTCTCGCGAGCTCGCTCGATCCCAAATTCTCAATTAATCTGATCTGGCGGTCTCGTTTTTCCCGCACATGCCCCCTTATCCTCTCTTCCGCCCCGCTCCTGGCCTCCCGCAGCGAGCGCGCGTCTACTGCACAGCCGGCCGGCGAGGGGACCTCCAGCACCATCC from Triticum urartu cultivar G1812 chromosome 3, Tu2.1, whole genome shotgun sequence encodes:
- the LOC125543464 gene encoding glutaredoxin domain-containing cysteine-rich protein CG12206-like, translating into MGCSGSKEVAVAEVAYRPPATSVSLFDISAVEEPWLIAKQNAAAANGDVEADQSDDEYEDDDEEEEEEEEQDAKKPTAGVALPILDKLDGYELAPASWSEVSKALEDIKPTLDSKQTAEPKPAPKKKKKKKKQPAEVQAQPAAPPPTQKEQTSQTPSVGGTVEAAKKDPPPVRPYAHVAEDSDTKKPPPPELTGRRVVKENPFLLRDREAKNADGTAAAPKWRRRDPFEGYPERRPPGASGGGVVLYTTTLRGVRRTFEDCERARAAVETCAEAAGLTVDERDVALHGEYLRELRELLAADEEQGAGVSPPPRLFVMGRYLGGAEACAELVESGKLAEMLRWARARGEACAAKDGRGCEGCGGARFVPCLECGGGCKVVVGGTGGVVERCGRCNENGLMMCPICH